Proteins encoded together in one Streptomyces sp. NA04227 window:
- a CDS encoding cytochrome P450 translates to MTATLPEFPMPRTHPLDPPPQYRELGAERPVFQVRTPRGDTAWIVTRHEDVRAVLTHRAFSSDPRTPGFPTYVTGDVPPPPGFFMQADAPDHGRLRRTVTREFLINQMEALRPTMRRILDGLIDDMTADGNESGDLVRQFALPMAAMTICEILGVPFEDHVLFVRLTDTVLDRRSTPEQAVQAAGELMGYFDRLVTAKEAQPSEDLFGRMVTRAADGGLNHQELVGMAALLLLGGYDTMAQMIGIGTVTLFEHPDQLAELKADTALVPGAVEEMLRYLSINHAGLPRAVTEDVEVGGRQLRAGEGVLVMLNAANRDEDVFENADSFDIHRENTGRHVAFGHGFHKCVGATLARVELTEVFAGLFERLPGLRPLKPMGELPFRHDMVLYGVRELPVAW, encoded by the coding sequence ATGACCGCCACCCTGCCCGAGTTCCCGATGCCGCGCACCCACCCCCTCGACCCGCCGCCCCAGTACCGCGAACTCGGCGCCGAGCGCCCGGTGTTCCAGGTGCGCACCCCGCGCGGCGACACCGCCTGGATCGTCACCCGCCACGAGGACGTACGCGCCGTCCTCACCCACCGCGCCTTCTCCTCGGACCCGCGCACCCCGGGCTTCCCGACGTATGTCACCGGCGACGTGCCGCCCCCGCCCGGCTTCTTCATGCAGGCCGACGCACCGGACCACGGGCGGCTGCGGCGCACCGTGACCCGCGAGTTCCTGATCAACCAGATGGAGGCGCTGCGGCCCACGATGCGCCGGATCCTCGACGGTCTGATCGACGACATGACCGCGGACGGCAACGAATCCGGCGATCTGGTACGGCAGTTCGCGCTGCCGATGGCCGCCATGACCATCTGCGAGATCCTCGGCGTCCCCTTCGAGGACCACGTCCTGTTCGTCAGACTCACCGACACGGTCCTGGACCGCAGGAGCACGCCCGAGCAGGCGGTACAGGCGGCGGGCGAACTGATGGGGTACTTCGACCGGTTGGTGACCGCGAAGGAGGCGCAGCCCTCAGAGGACCTCTTCGGGCGGATGGTGACCCGCGCCGCGGACGGCGGCCTCAACCATCAGGAACTCGTGGGCATGGCCGCCCTGTTGCTGCTCGGCGGCTACGACACGATGGCCCAGATGATCGGCATCGGCACCGTCACCCTCTTCGAACACCCCGACCAGCTCGCCGAGTTGAAGGCGGACACGGCCCTGGTCCCCGGCGCCGTCGAGGAAATGCTGCGCTATCTGTCCATCAACCACGCCGGACTGCCGCGCGCCGTCACCGAGGACGTCGAGGTCGGTGGCCGGCAACTGCGCGCCGGCGAGGGCGTTCTGGTGATGCTGAACGCCGCCAACCGCGACGAGGATGTCTTCGAGAACGCGGACTCCTTCGACATCCACCGCGAGAACACCGGCCGCCACGTCGCCTTCGGCCACGGTTTCCACAAGTGCGTCGGCGCCACCCTGGCCCGGGTCGAGCTGACCGAGGTGTTCGCCGGTCTCTTCGAGCGGCTGCCGGGGCTGCGCCCGCTGAAGCCGATGGGCGAACTCCCCTTCCGCCACGACATGGTGCTGTACGGCGTGCGGGAACTGCCCGTCGCCTGGTGA
- a CDS encoding acyl carrier protein: MSELTTQPETVSADEVREWLRARVAAHTGSPAEEIRVDLPLNEYGLDSVYVLGLCAEIEDHYGIEVEPTLMWDNPSLNPLAEALVPLIAAA; this comes from the coding sequence ATGTCCGAACTCACCACCCAGCCCGAGACGGTGTCCGCGGACGAGGTGCGGGAGTGGCTGCGCGCACGCGTGGCCGCCCACACCGGCAGCCCGGCCGAGGAGATCCGGGTGGACCTGCCGCTGAACGAGTACGGCCTCGACTCGGTGTACGTACTCGGCCTGTGCGCCGAGATCGAGGACCACTACGGCATCGAGGTCGAGCCCACGCTGATGTGGGACAACCCCTCGCTCAACCCGCTCGCCGAGGCCCTCGTCCCGCTGATCGCCGCCGCCTGA
- a CDS encoding acyl-CoA dehydrogenase: MTPATPAAPTGAEPTDSEGARHGVPDPAARYSAHTRHSPHGKEIDALEDLFGDAADRANPVGTAAVVSADEQGHMLPAGEESLTGFGLNAHFVPAALGGRFTGLEGLIGVMRAVYRRDPCLGLGYGAGSFMAGANVWTAGSEAQQAWLAELLLSGGRAACAYHELAHGNDFSRAGLTALPGPDGRLRLNGRKEVVANLRRAEAMVLFARTDPAQGSRSHSQLLLDSADLPTGAVRHLERFGTVGMRGVQLGGVEFTDCAVPADSVVGNPGQGVETALRSFQATRIALPGMTIGLLDTALRTALRGARGRRLYGGTVTDLPLSRSILAEAFADLLLADTFTAVAARTTHTAPAQAGVYAAAVKAFVPRLLMHAVYRLSELLGSQFYLRSAEQPLFQKLLRDVQPSAFGHASRVSCQSALLPQLPLTARRTWRKDGAAALPEETFHLGEPLPAPCFTDLTVTGGGRDPLSRSLVLGAAQAAASRDDEAVTAQARLWCDELDALAADAAGLGPAEAGPAASPYAFGLTTRWTGVLAAAACLGTWWQRPDAAGPTATLAALHRLGAHLDRHRDPLPARLAEPLHAELVRRFDAGLTFDIDCRPTGA; the protein is encoded by the coding sequence ATGACTCCCGCGACCCCCGCCGCGCCGACCGGTGCTGAGCCCACCGACTCGGAGGGCGCCCGGCATGGCGTACCGGACCCTGCCGCCCGGTACTCCGCGCACACCCGGCACTCCCCGCACGGCAAGGAGATCGACGCCCTGGAGGACCTGTTCGGCGACGCCGCCGACCGGGCGAATCCGGTGGGCACCGCCGCCGTCGTATCCGCCGACGAGCAGGGCCACATGCTCCCCGCGGGCGAAGAGTCGCTGACCGGCTTCGGCCTCAACGCGCACTTCGTGCCCGCGGCGCTCGGCGGCCGGTTCACCGGTCTGGAGGGGCTGATCGGCGTCATGCGCGCCGTGTACCGGCGCGACCCCTGCCTCGGCCTCGGCTACGGCGCGGGCTCCTTCATGGCCGGGGCCAACGTCTGGACCGCGGGCAGTGAGGCCCAACAGGCGTGGCTGGCCGAGCTGTTGCTCTCCGGCGGCCGGGCGGCGTGCGCGTACCACGAGCTGGCGCACGGCAACGACTTCTCGCGCGCGGGACTCACCGCGCTACCCGGGCCGGACGGGCGGCTGCGCCTGAACGGCCGCAAGGAGGTCGTGGCCAATCTGCGGCGCGCGGAGGCGATGGTCCTGTTCGCCCGTACGGACCCGGCGCAGGGCAGTCGCAGCCACTCCCAACTCCTGCTCGACAGCGCGGACTTGCCTACGGGTGCGGTACGCCACCTGGAGCGGTTCGGCACCGTCGGGATGCGCGGCGTACAGCTCGGCGGCGTCGAGTTCACCGACTGCGCCGTACCGGCCGACAGTGTGGTGGGCAACCCCGGCCAGGGAGTCGAAACGGCCCTGCGCTCCTTCCAGGCGACCCGGATCGCGCTGCCCGGCATGACCATCGGCCTGCTCGACACCGCTCTGCGGACCGCACTGCGCGGAGCCCGCGGCCGCAGGCTGTACGGCGGCACCGTCACCGACCTGCCGCTGTCCCGGTCGATCCTCGCCGAGGCCTTCGCCGATCTGCTCCTCGCCGACACCTTCACCGCGGTCGCGGCCCGTACGACCCACACGGCGCCCGCGCAGGCCGGGGTCTACGCCGCCGCCGTCAAGGCCTTCGTCCCACGACTCCTGATGCACGCGGTATACCGGCTCTCCGAACTGCTCGGCTCGCAGTTCTACCTCCGCAGCGCCGAACAGCCCCTGTTCCAGAAGCTGTTGCGCGATGTCCAGCCCTCGGCCTTCGGGCACGCCTCCCGGGTCTCCTGCCAGTCGGCGCTGCTGCCCCAGCTGCCGCTGACCGCCCGTCGCACCTGGCGCAAGGACGGGGCCGCCGCACTGCCCGAGGAGACCTTCCACCTCGGAGAGCCGCTGCCCGCCCCGTGCTTCACGGACCTGACCGTGACGGGCGGCGGACGCGACCCGCTCTCCCGCTCGCTCGTCCTCGGCGCGGCACAGGCCGCCGCCTCGCGGGACGACGAGGCGGTCACGGCGCAGGCCCGCCTCTGGTGCGACGAACTCGACGCGCTGGCCGCCGACGCGGCCGGGCTCGGCCCCGCCGAGGCCGGTCCCGCCGCCTCGCCGTACGCCTTCGGACTCACCACCCGCTGGACCGGTGTCCTCGCGGCCGCCGCCTGCCTCGGCACCTGGTGGCAGCGTCCCGACGCCGCAGGGCCGACGGCGACGCTGGCCGCGCTGCACCGGCTCGGCGCCCACCTCGACCGCCACCGCGACCCGCTGCCCGCCCGGCTCGCCGAACCGCTCCACGCCGAGCTGGTCCGGCGCTTCGACGCGGGCCTGACCTTCGACATCGACTGCCGCCCCACCGGGGCCTGA
- a CDS encoding acyl-CoA dehydrogenase family protein produces MTGHLPQWADGLPATLDTALRRAAEPGGPFDPAVGARLDAREEFPGEACAVLDGCGIAHAYVPPELGGAQGGLPELVASLRTVARRDVTVAVAHGKTYLGSVSAWVAGSYAQRRALARMVLDEHAVVSWGLTEPGRGSDLLAGQLTAVPTATGGWRLDGAKWPINNATRGRLISVLARTSTEGGARGFSLFLVDKERLAAGSWRPLPKEPTHGIRGADISGIAFDSAEIPAEALIGGVGEGLEIVLRALQLTRTVCTSLSLGAGEHALALAHDFAERRALYGTTLLQLPLARRTLGRAAASLALAEAAALLAARSAHCLPGEMSVVSALVKAGVPDLVQQTIDELAELLGARGYLTEQHADGMFQKLERDHRIVAIFDGSTAVNRSALIAQFPVLARRARTGAHDAEGLAVLVGDGPVPPLDHGALRLMSRTGCSVVQGLPTAVDRLAHLAADGTVPRRAYEAATALAEEIATVADAMAALPPASRDTPPQAFALARRYERCFAGASAAHLLLTAPAGTPHAIRLTAALERSLELLRPGHEAPQDAYEELLSLPTVPDDPVGPNEANSAKELIA; encoded by the coding sequence GTGACCGGACACCTCCCGCAGTGGGCGGACGGACTGCCCGCCACGCTGGACACCGCACTGCGCCGCGCCGCCGAGCCGGGCGGGCCGTTCGACCCCGCCGTCGGTGCCCGGCTCGACGCGCGCGAGGAGTTCCCGGGCGAGGCCTGTGCGGTACTCGACGGCTGTGGCATCGCGCACGCCTACGTACCCCCCGAACTAGGCGGCGCGCAGGGCGGGTTGCCCGAACTCGTCGCGTCCCTGCGGACGGTGGCACGCCGCGATGTGACGGTGGCGGTCGCGCACGGCAAGACGTACCTCGGGTCGGTGTCGGCCTGGGTCGCGGGCTCCTACGCGCAGCGACGCGCGCTCGCCCGGATGGTTCTCGACGAGCACGCGGTGGTGTCCTGGGGCCTGACCGAGCCCGGCCGGGGCAGCGACCTGCTGGCCGGGCAGCTCACCGCGGTGCCCACGGCGACCGGCGGCTGGCGGCTCGACGGCGCGAAGTGGCCGATCAACAACGCGACCCGCGGCCGTCTGATCTCGGTGCTCGCCCGCACCTCGACCGAGGGCGGCGCGCGCGGCTTCAGCCTGTTCCTCGTCGACAAGGAGCGCCTGGCTGCGGGGAGTTGGCGTCCGCTGCCCAAGGAACCGACGCACGGCATCCGGGGCGCGGACATCAGCGGTATCGCCTTCGACAGCGCCGAGATCCCCGCCGAGGCACTCATCGGCGGGGTCGGCGAGGGCCTGGAGATCGTGCTGCGGGCCCTGCAACTCACCAGGACCGTCTGCACCTCGCTGTCCCTCGGCGCGGGCGAGCACGCCCTCGCACTCGCCCACGACTTCGCGGAGCGGCGCGCCCTGTACGGCACGACACTGCTCCAACTTCCCCTTGCTCGCCGCACGTTGGGGCGGGCCGCCGCCTCCCTGGCGCTGGCCGAGGCCGCCGCGCTGCTCGCCGCCCGCTCGGCGCACTGCCTCCCCGGCGAGATGAGCGTGGTATCGGCCCTGGTCAAGGCGGGTGTGCCGGACCTCGTCCAGCAGACGATCGACGAGCTCGCCGAACTTCTGGGCGCCCGTGGCTACTTGACCGAGCAGCACGCCGACGGGATGTTCCAGAAGCTGGAGCGCGACCATCGCATCGTGGCGATCTTCGACGGCAGCACGGCCGTCAACCGCTCCGCGCTGATCGCCCAGTTCCCGGTCCTGGCCCGCAGGGCCCGCACCGGCGCACACGACGCCGAGGGCCTCGCCGTACTCGTCGGCGACGGCCCGGTGCCGCCGCTGGACCATGGCGCGCTGCGGCTGATGAGCCGCACCGGGTGCAGCGTGGTGCAGGGGCTGCCCACGGCCGTCGACCGGCTCGCCCACCTCGCGGCGGACGGCACCGTACCGCGCCGCGCGTACGAGGCGGCGACCGCCCTGGCCGAGGAGATCGCCACGGTCGCGGACGCCATGGCGGCACTGCCCCCGGCCTCCCGCGACACACCCCCTCAGGCCTTCGCGCTCGCCCGCCGCTACGAACGGTGCTTCGCGGGCGCCAGCGCCGCCCACCTGCTGCTCACCGCACCCGCCGGCACACCTCACGCGATACGGCTGACCGCCGCCCTGGAACGCTCCCTCGAACTGCTCAGGCCCGGCCACGAGGCACCACAGGACGCGTACGAGGAACTGCTCTCCCTGCCGACGGTGCCTGACGACCCGGTCGGCCCGAACGAGGCGAACTCCGCGAAGGAGCTGATCGCATGA
- a CDS encoding fatty acyl-AMP ligase → MTDSLLLGEPSALHLLRRHAAERAGRAAVTFVHDHDAPDGARTLDYAALDAEARRVASWLQERCAPGERVMLLHPPGLPFVTAFLGCLYAGVVAVPSPMPGQFQYQQRRVTGMAADAGVRVALTDTGQLAEARQWIENESLDIAVAASDAPDFGDADRWRDPDVGPDTLVLLQYTSGSTGDPKGVMVDHGNLLHNADSLRRALGLTEDTNFGGWIPLYHDMGLMGQLLPSLFLGSSCALMSPMAFLKRPHQWLALLDRYDVGYSAAPNFAYELCVRRVTDAQLGQLDLSRWQFAANGSEPIQASTLRDFAERFAPAGFRAEALAPCYGMAEATVFVSGLASRPPKIEPVDPEALEKHSLEQPRPGGPVRELVGCGDVPDFDVRIVDADGHRVLPDGTTGEIWLRGPSVAAGYWGRPEATEATFGARTADGEGPFLRTGDLGTVLDGEIFVTGRSKDLLIVHGRNLYPHDIEHELRLQHPQLATLVGTAFTVPVPQEEVVVLHEIRGRFGEEELRDLAVAMRATVFREFGVRTAGLALLRPGTVRRTTSGKVQRSEMRALFLQGALTPVHEEIDPAVRALLTEAAP, encoded by the coding sequence GTGACCGACTCCCTGCTCCTGGGCGAGCCCAGCGCCCTGCACCTGCTGCGCCGCCACGCCGCGGAGCGGGCCGGGCGCGCGGCCGTCACCTTCGTCCACGACCACGACGCGCCCGACGGCGCCCGCACCCTCGACTACGCCGCCCTGGACGCCGAGGCCCGCCGGGTCGCCTCCTGGCTCCAGGAGCGCTGCGCCCCCGGCGAGCGCGTCATGCTGCTGCACCCGCCGGGCCTGCCCTTCGTCACGGCCTTCCTCGGCTGTCTGTACGCGGGCGTCGTCGCGGTGCCCTCGCCGATGCCGGGCCAGTTCCAGTACCAGCAGCGCCGGGTCACCGGCATGGCCGCCGACGCGGGCGTACGGGTCGCCCTCACCGACACCGGGCAGCTGGCGGAGGCTCGTCAGTGGATCGAGAACGAGAGCCTGGACATCGCGGTCGCCGCCAGTGACGCGCCGGACTTCGGTGACGCGGACCGGTGGCGCGACCCGGACGTCGGCCCGGACACGCTGGTGCTGCTCCAGTACACCTCCGGCTCGACCGGCGACCCCAAGGGCGTCATGGTCGACCACGGCAATCTGCTGCACAACGCGGACAGCCTGCGCCGCGCCCTCGGCCTCACCGAGGACACCAACTTCGGTGGCTGGATACCGCTTTACCACGACATGGGCCTGATGGGGCAGCTGCTGCCCAGCCTCTTCCTCGGCAGCAGCTGCGCGCTGATGTCCCCGATGGCCTTCCTCAAGCGCCCGCACCAGTGGCTGGCCCTGCTCGACCGGTACGACGTCGGCTACTCGGCCGCGCCCAACTTCGCCTACGAGCTGTGCGTGCGCCGGGTCACCGACGCCCAGCTCGGGCAACTCGACCTGTCCCGCTGGCAGTTCGCCGCCAACGGCTCGGAGCCGATCCAGGCGTCCACCCTGCGCGACTTCGCGGAGCGCTTCGCCCCGGCCGGGTTCCGCGCCGAGGCGCTGGCCCCCTGCTACGGCATGGCCGAGGCCACCGTCTTCGTCTCCGGCCTGGCGAGCCGCCCGCCGAAGATCGAACCGGTGGACCCCGAGGCCCTGGAGAAGCACTCCCTGGAGCAGCCTCGGCCCGGCGGCCCGGTCCGCGAGCTGGTCGGCTGCGGCGACGTGCCGGACTTTGACGTACGGATCGTCGACGCGGACGGGCACCGGGTGCTGCCCGACGGGACGACCGGCGAGATCTGGCTGCGCGGTCCCAGCGTGGCGGCCGGTTACTGGGGGCGCCCCGAGGCGACCGAGGCCACCTTCGGCGCCCGCACCGCCGACGGCGAGGGCCCGTTCCTGCGCACCGGCGACCTCGGCACCGTGCTCGACGGCGAGATCTTTGTGACCGGCCGCAGCAAGGACCTTCTGATCGTGCACGGCCGCAATCTCTACCCGCACGACATCGAGCACGAACTGCGCCTCCAGCACCCGCAGTTGGCGACCCTGGTGGGCACCGCGTTCACCGTGCCGGTGCCGCAGGAGGAGGTCGTCGTCCTGCACGAGATCCGCGGCCGGTTCGGCGAGGAGGAGCTGCGCGATCTCGCGGTGGCGATGCGCGCCACGGTCTTCCGCGAGTTCGGGGTGCGTACGGCCGGTCTCGCCCTGCTCAGGCCGGGCACGGTCCGCCGGACGACGAGCGGCAAGGTGCAGCGCTCCGAGATGCGCGCCCTGTTCCTCCAGGGCGCGCTCACCCCCGTGCACGAGGAGATCGACCCTGCGGTGCGCGCCCTGCTGACGGAGGCCGCCCCGTGA
- a CDS encoding thioester reductase domain-containing protein, translated as MNAPVTPTANNPLAQATWAAFRTRLREFAAGQLPDPMIPSRFVVLPELPKLPNGKVDRGSLPALAEDETSGAAAYVAPQTPEEIRITEIWADVLGLGRVGLKDNFFELGGDSLAAAQMAARLREATGVQISLRKLFDHPTVERLVRHLDTRGSGAESGGPSAHPRSLASEDLTAEAVLPADIVPAADALPPSTGPYDTILLTGGTGYTGAFLMRELLDRSTARLHVLVRADTPAQAAARVRAAMERYGVWRDGDEARFTGVPGDLARPYFGLDRRTYLALARDVEMIVHNGAWSSYALPYRRLKPVNVLGTQEVLRLAARHRVKPVHYISSLAVYPGRPGDHRWAEDAATDPEGVVGGYRQTKWVGDRMMAQAHERGLPTCVYRPGQIAGAQTTGACATDTFLNATMKGCVQLGAALEFDVFLEMTPVDFCAAAVAHVALGGQWHGTSFNLPGGHPLAWDRFVALLAECGYPLRRLSYADWYAELTAAAERGEENELTRFLPLFGPELPAEDLGYRGSRPVFGTTNLQAALTGSGIACLPPERELISRYLAYFEATHFLPARAERTAP; from the coding sequence GTGAACGCACCCGTCACCCCGACGGCCAACAACCCTCTCGCACAAGCGACTTGGGCCGCCTTCCGCACCCGCCTGCGGGAATTCGCCGCCGGGCAGCTGCCCGACCCGATGATCCCGTCCCGCTTCGTCGTACTGCCCGAACTGCCCAAGCTGCCCAACGGAAAGGTCGACCGGGGCAGCCTGCCCGCCCTCGCGGAGGACGAGACCTCGGGCGCCGCCGCCTATGTGGCGCCGCAGACGCCCGAGGAGATCCGGATCACCGAGATCTGGGCCGATGTCCTGGGCCTCGGCCGGGTCGGACTCAAGGACAACTTCTTCGAGCTGGGCGGCGATTCGCTGGCGGCCGCGCAGATGGCGGCCCGGCTGCGGGAGGCCACCGGCGTCCAGATCAGTCTGCGCAAGCTGTTCGACCACCCGACCGTGGAACGCCTCGTACGCCACCTCGACACGCGAGGCAGCGGGGCCGAGTCCGGTGGTCCCTCCGCGCACCCGCGTTCCCTCGCCAGCGAGGACCTGACGGCCGAGGCGGTCCTGCCCGCCGACATCGTCCCGGCCGCCGACGCGCTGCCGCCGTCGACCGGCCCGTACGACACGATCCTGCTGACCGGCGGCACCGGCTACACCGGCGCCTTCCTGATGCGTGAACTCCTCGACCGTTCCACGGCCCGACTCCACGTCCTGGTACGGGCGGACACGCCCGCGCAGGCGGCGGCGCGCGTCCGGGCGGCGATGGAACGGTACGGCGTGTGGCGCGACGGCGACGAGGCACGGTTCACCGGCGTGCCCGGCGATCTGGCCCGGCCGTACTTCGGCCTTGACCGCCGGACCTATCTGGCCCTGGCCCGCGACGTCGAGATGATCGTCCACAACGGCGCCTGGTCCAGCTACGCGCTGCCCTACCGGCGGCTCAAGCCGGTCAACGTCCTCGGCACCCAGGAGGTGCTTCGCCTGGCCGCCCGGCACCGGGTCAAGCCGGTGCACTACATCTCCTCGCTCGCCGTCTACCCCGGCCGCCCCGGTGACCACCGCTGGGCGGAGGACGCGGCCACCGACCCCGAGGGCGTGGTGGGCGGCTACCGGCAGACCAAGTGGGTGGGCGACCGCATGATGGCGCAGGCCCACGAGCGGGGGCTGCCCACCTGCGTCTACCGCCCCGGCCAGATCGCGGGCGCGCAGACCACCGGCGCCTGCGCCACGGACACCTTCCTCAACGCGACCATGAAGGGCTGCGTCCAGCTCGGCGCCGCCCTGGAGTTCGACGTCTTCCTGGAGATGACCCCGGTCGACTTCTGCGCCGCGGCCGTGGCCCATGTGGCGCTCGGCGGGCAGTGGCACGGCACCTCGTTCAACCTGCCGGGCGGGCATCCGCTGGCCTGGGACCGGTTCGTCGCACTGCTCGCCGAGTGCGGCTATCCGCTGCGCCGCCTCTCGTACGCCGACTGGTACGCCGAACTCACCGCCGCAGCCGAACGCGGCGAGGAGAACGAACTCACCCGTTTCCTCCCGCTGTTCGGCCCCGAACTGCCCGCCGAGGACCTCGGCTACCGGGGCAGCAGGCCCGTCTTCGGGACCACCAACCTCCAAGCGGCGCTGACCGGTTCGGGCATCGCGTGCCTGCCGCCCGAGCGCGAGCTGATCAGCCGCTACCTCGCGTACTTCGAGGCCACCCACTTCCTGCCCGCGCGTGCCGAGAGGACTGCCCCGTGA